A genomic region of Runella rosea contains the following coding sequences:
- a CDS encoding PAS domain S-box protein encodes MENLPVPLNEIERLKALKNYRILDTLPEAEFDRLTELASMICGTSISLVSLIDEDRQWFKARTGLGVTETDRSLAFCQYAIMGTEIFEVEDATLDERFKDNSLVTSDPNIRFYAGYPLTDPNGYALGSLCVIDDHPGKLTEKQQRSLQLLAEVAISLIVERRNREEQAHFEKLFNSSNDLICVAGTDGYFKRVNPAFHQVLGWEDSYLLATPFFEFIHPDDVETAQAQLDKLRQGQMTGSFSYRFRTKDGSYRHLEWAATPEHSTDSIFAIARDVSAEKEKELKLKLSEDRFRAFFENSQGLMCTHDLKGNFITVNEAGAGILGYTVAEIQSMSLYDIVPKNAQEALTEYLQTIAKDGKSTGLMHTLDKNGSLRIWIFNNIREKGADGEYYVIGNALDITKRHQLEVDLKQTKEMLEQTNQIARVGGWELDLVKNKVFWSDVTKEIHEVSPDFEPDITTAINFYKEGKDRTKIMEAFTNAVETGASYDLELQILTANGNERWVRTLGNADFENGKCRRIFGTFQDIDVQKKALVETNRSRKLLNDVLQSALEVGIIATDVNGMITLFNSGAERMLGYNAEELIGKQDPSIIHDLGEVLRRGEQLSLEYGQTIKGFRAFVHKAELEGSEQREWTYIKKDGTRIQVSLVVHPIRDNEGIVIGFLGVAIDITDRKKTEQALFIEKARLLAFVEHAPAAVAMFDREIRYIAVSNRWMEEYQLNGRNVLGLSHYEVFTNISQEWKDIHSRCLLGAVEKNDEDQWRPEGWDHDQFLRWEVRPWYQFDGSVGGIMMFTQDITEICLQREELKKAKWQAEQGSVAKSEFLANMSHEIRTPLNGVIGFTDLLLKTTLNETQQQYLSIVNQSANSLLSIINDILDFSKIEAGKLELDIDKCDLFEIGSQTADIITYQAQSKGLEMLLNISLDLPRFIWVDEVRLKQVLVNLLSNAVKFTKDGEVELKIEPLTDATQEEVTLRFEVRDTGIGIKPEKQEKIFEAFSQEDASTTKKYGGTGLGLAISNKLLGLMGSQLQLISVPGQGCTFYFNLTLKTEPGESINWENLDLVKNVLIVDDNDNNRVILRQMLLLKQINSEEAQNGFEALQLLAQGKRFDVIMMDYHMPYMDGLETIRKIRNSFNKLPEEQPVILLHSSSDDGTIIKGCEELMVNQRLVKPIKMQDMYDTLSRLHRKTETVPVLSETVLVAEPVQEKEVIRVLIAEDNPVNMLLAKTIIRRAAPNSVIIEAINGNEALNFCRTELPDIVFMDVQMPEMNGYEATQKIRELQQEIHIPIIAVTAGNLKGEKEKCLEAGMDDFVAKPFVEEAIIVLFEKWTGGIRKKGEKADGSSVRDAIIHFNVETIKSYVGDDNEILEEFLGLTISELEKSCNALLEEAEKKDLVGLKKIGHKLYGTAVTAGTLALAELAREIELLTEFNPEVVARLLLQTQDEVLLVKQLITDIMITHEG; translated from the coding sequence ATGGAGAACTTACCAGTACCCTTAAACGAGATTGAACGATTAAAAGCACTTAAGAATTATCGAATCTTAGATACCCTGCCCGAAGCTGAATTTGACCGGCTCACCGAGTTGGCTTCTATGATATGCGGCACTTCTATATCGCTCGTTTCGTTAATTGATGAAGACCGACAGTGGTTTAAGGCTAGGACTGGCCTTGGTGTAACTGAAACAGATAGAAGCTTAGCTTTTTGTCAGTATGCCATCATGGGTACTGAGATTTTTGAAGTTGAGGACGCAACCCTCGATGAGCGTTTTAAAGATAATTCGTTGGTAACCTCCGACCCCAACATTCGTTTTTATGCAGGATATCCACTGACAGACCCCAATGGTTACGCTTTGGGGTCGCTTTGTGTTATTGATGATCACCCTGGGAAGCTTACTGAAAAACAGCAACGTTCTCTGCAATTGTTAGCCGAGGTCGCGATTTCATTGATTGTGGAGCGAAGAAACCGTGAAGAACAGGCGCATTTTGAAAAACTTTTTAACTCTTCCAACGACCTGATTTGTGTAGCTGGAACGGATGGTTATTTCAAACGAGTCAACCCCGCTTTCCATCAGGTGCTTGGCTGGGAGGATAGCTACCTGTTAGCAACTCCTTTTTTTGAGTTTATTCACCCCGACGACGTCGAAACGGCTCAAGCACAACTAGATAAGTTGAGGCAAGGGCAAATGACTGGTAGTTTTAGCTATCGATTCAGAACCAAAGATGGGAGCTACCGGCACTTGGAGTGGGCCGCTACGCCTGAGCATTCTACCGACAGTATTTTTGCCATTGCGAGGGATGTTTCGGCGGAAAAAGAAAAAGAGCTGAAACTCAAACTCAGTGAAGATCGGTTCAGGGCATTTTTTGAGAATTCGCAGGGGTTGATGTGTACCCATGACCTAAAAGGTAATTTTATCACAGTCAATGAAGCGGGTGCGGGTATTTTGGGCTATACAGTAGCCGAAATCCAAAGCATGAGCCTGTATGATATTGTGCCAAAAAATGCCCAAGAAGCCCTGACAGAATACCTCCAAACCATTGCCAAGGACGGAAAATCCACTGGTTTGATGCACACGCTGGATAAAAACGGCTCGCTGAGAATATGGATATTTAATAACATCCGTGAGAAAGGTGCAGACGGGGAGTATTATGTGATTGGCAACGCACTTGATATTACCAAAAGGCATCAATTGGAAGTAGATTTAAAACAAACCAAAGAAATGCTCGAACAAACCAACCAAATAGCCCGAGTGGGTGGGTGGGAGCTTGATTTGGTAAAAAATAAGGTGTTTTGGTCGGATGTTACCAAAGAAATCCACGAAGTAAGCCCTGATTTTGAGCCTGATATAACAACGGCAATCAACTTCTATAAAGAAGGAAAGGATCGAACCAAAATCATGGAGGCTTTTACTAATGCAGTTGAAACGGGGGCTTCCTATGACCTTGAATTGCAAATCTTGACCGCAAATGGTAATGAGCGTTGGGTCAGAACCTTGGGGAATGCTGATTTTGAAAATGGAAAATGCCGCCGAATATTCGGCACCTTTCAGGACATTGATGTTCAGAAAAAAGCCCTTGTCGAAACCAACCGGTCCCGAAAACTCCTCAATGATGTACTCCAGTCGGCTTTGGAGGTGGGTATTATTGCAACGGATGTCAACGGAATGATTACCCTTTTCAACAGCGGTGCCGAACGAATGTTGGGCTATAATGCAGAAGAGCTTATTGGTAAGCAAGACCCGTCCATCATCCATGATTTGGGGGAAGTTCTGCGGCGTGGTGAACAATTGAGCCTTGAGTACGGACAGACCATTAAAGGGTTTAGGGCGTTTGTCCACAAAGCAGAACTGGAGGGCTCTGAGCAAAGAGAATGGACGTATATCAAAAAAGATGGTACGCGAATTCAGGTTTCGTTGGTCGTTCATCCTATCCGCGACAATGAGGGTATTGTCATTGGTTTTCTGGGCGTTGCTATCGACATCACTGACCGTAAAAAAACCGAACAAGCCCTATTTATCGAAAAAGCCCGGCTGCTTGCGTTTGTGGAGCACGCTCCAGCGGCAGTAGCCATGTTTGATAGAGAGATTCGTTACATCGCGGTCAGTAACCGTTGGATGGAAGAGTATCAACTAAACGGTCGGAATGTGCTGGGATTGAGTCACTACGAGGTTTTTACAAATATATCGCAAGAGTGGAAAGACATCCATAGCCGCTGCCTTTTGGGAGCAGTGGAAAAGAACGACGAGGACCAATGGCGGCCCGAAGGATGGGACCACGACCAGTTTTTGCGCTGGGAGGTGCGGCCGTGGTATCAGTTTGATGGCTCCGTGGGCGGAATCATGATGTTTACCCAAGACATTACTGAGATATGCCTACAGCGGGAGGAATTGAAAAAAGCCAAATGGCAAGCCGAGCAGGGAAGCGTAGCTAAATCCGAATTTTTGGCCAACATGAGCCACGAAATCCGGACGCCGCTTAATGGAGTCATTGGCTTTACCGATCTATTACTCAAAACGACGCTCAACGAAACCCAACAACAGTACCTTTCTATCGTCAATCAATCGGCCAACTCGTTGTTATCCATTATTAATGATATTCTTGATTTCTCAAAAATAGAAGCTGGAAAGTTGGAGCTCGACATTGATAAATGCGACCTCTTCGAAATCGGTAGCCAAACGGCCGATATCATTACCTACCAAGCCCAAAGTAAAGGTTTGGAGATGTTGTTGAACATTTCGCTGGACCTACCGCGCTTCATCTGGGTTGACGAAGTACGCTTGAAACAAGTACTGGTGAATCTGCTGAGCAACGCTGTTAAGTTTACCAAAGACGGAGAAGTCGAGCTAAAAATTGAGCCACTGACCGACGCAACCCAAGAGGAGGTAACGCTTCGGTTTGAGGTGCGCGATACAGGTATTGGTATTAAGCCCGAAAAACAAGAGAAAATATTTGAGGCCTTTTCGCAGGAAGATGCCTCTACCACCAAAAAATACGGCGGTACTGGATTGGGATTGGCCATTTCCAATAAATTGTTGGGCTTGATGGGCAGCCAACTTCAATTGATAAGCGTACCCGGCCAAGGTTGTACTTTTTATTTTAATTTAACCCTCAAAACGGAGCCTGGTGAATCTATCAATTGGGAAAATCTTGATTTAGTCAAAAATGTCCTTATTGTGGATGATAACGACAATAACCGGGTGATTTTGAGGCAAATGCTTTTGTTGAAACAAATCAATTCTGAAGAAGCCCAAAACGGTTTTGAGGCACTTCAGCTGCTGGCTCAAGGCAAAAGGTTTGATGTAATCATGATGGATTATCACATGCCTTACATGGATGGGCTGGAAACAATACGAAAAATAAGAAATAGTTTCAATAAACTTCCTGAGGAGCAGCCCGTGATTCTTTTACATAGCTCCTCCGACGATGGCACTATCATCAAAGGCTGTGAGGAACTGATGGTGAATCAGCGTTTGGTGAAACCCATCAAGATGCAGGATATGTACGATACTCTTTCGCGTTTACATCGAAAAACCGAAACGGTGCCAGTGCTGTCGGAGACGGTTCTGGTGGCTGAACCTGTACAAGAGAAGGAAGTAATTCGAGTACTGATTGCCGAGGATAATCCCGTCAACATGCTGCTGGCAAAGACCATCATTCGACGAGCAGCCCCCAATTCGGTGATTATTGAAGCCATAAATGGAAACGAAGCGTTGAATTTCTGTCGTACAGAATTGCCTGATATTGTATTTATGGATGTTCAAATGCCCGAAATGAATGGCTATGAAGCCACGCAAAAAATCAGAGAGTTGCAGCAGGAAATTCACATCCCCATTATTGCTGTGACGGCAGGAAATCTGAAAGGCGAAAAAGAGAAATGTCTGGAGGCAGGGATGGATGATTTTGTAGCCAAACCCTTTGTTGAAGAAGCAATCATTGTTTTGTTTGAAAAGTGGACTGGCGGAATCCGAAAAAAAGGCGAAAAGGCAGACGGAAGTTCTGTAAGAGATGCCATCATTCATTTTAATGTTGAAACCATAAAGTCGTACGTGGGAGATGACAATGAAATATTGGAGGAGTTTTTGGGTTTGACAATCAGTGAATTAGAGAAATCATGCAATGCACTCCTTGAAGAAGCCGAGAAGAAAGACCTCGTTGGGCTCAAAAAAATCGGACATAAATTGTACGGAACTGCGGTAACGGCGGGTACGTTGGCATTAGCCGAGCTGGCTAGAGAAATAGAATTGCTGACCGAATTTAATCCTGAGGTGGTGGCGAGGTTGTTGCTCCAAACCCAAGACGAGGTTCTGCTGGTTAAACAACTGATTACTGATATTATGATTACGCATGAAGGGTGA
- a CDS encoding SMP-30/gluconolactonase/LRE family protein, with protein sequence MNRCHKSFFLFSVLLMPFSSAHSQSTDSPKLVAEGATIQLVSEQFAFTEGPTVDKKGNIFFTDQPNDKIWKYGTDGKLSVFMEKAGRSNGLFVDKKGNIISCADENNQLWSISPKGKITVLLDGHQGLKFNGPNDLWLDSKGGIYFTDPYYQRDYWTRKKPEIEGQKVYYLPKGKKEAVIVDDALVQPNGIVGTPDGKYLYVADIRASKTYKYQINDDGTLSNRQLHLSQGSDGMTLDSRGNLYITGKGVTVYDPTGKKIETITVPAGWTANVCFGGKNRDVLFITASKAVFTLQMQVKGVE encoded by the coding sequence ATGAACCGTTGTCACAAATCTTTCTTCCTGTTTTCTGTCTTACTCATGCCTTTTTCATCCGCCCATAGCCAATCGACCGACTCCCCCAAATTGGTGGCGGAAGGCGCCACAATTCAATTGGTTTCGGAACAGTTCGCTTTTACCGAAGGGCCAACCGTCGATAAAAAGGGAAACATCTTTTTTACGGACCAACCCAACGATAAAATCTGGAAATACGGCACCGACGGAAAACTATCCGTGTTTATGGAGAAAGCGGGTCGTTCCAATGGACTTTTTGTTGACAAAAAAGGGAACATTATTTCGTGTGCCGACGAAAATAATCAGCTATGGTCCATCAGTCCGAAAGGAAAAATCACGGTACTACTCGATGGTCATCAAGGGCTAAAATTCAATGGTCCCAATGATTTATGGCTCGACTCAAAAGGCGGCATATACTTCACCGACCCGTACTATCAGCGCGACTACTGGACCCGCAAAAAACCCGAAATCGAAGGTCAGAAAGTATATTATTTGCCCAAAGGCAAAAAAGAAGCGGTGATTGTGGACGATGCGTTGGTGCAACCTAACGGAATCGTCGGAACGCCCGATGGTAAGTACCTTTACGTAGCCGACATACGGGCCAGCAAAACCTATAAATACCAAATCAACGACGATGGTACGCTCTCCAATCGCCAATTGCACCTATCGCAAGGCTCCGACGGCATGACCCTCGACAGTCGCGGCAACCTCTACATCACCGGAAAAGGCGTGACCGTATATGACCCAACAGGTAAGAAAATAGAAACCATTACTGTACCTGCGGGCTGGACTGCCAATGTTTGTTTTGGCGGCAAAAACCGTGATGTCTTATTCATCACCGCTTCTAAGGCCGTTTTCACGCTCCAAATGCAGGTAAAAGGAGTTGAATAA
- a CDS encoding transposase family protein, translating to MLRRLTGLNRRKFEALHPYFENTLNDYFNKFTIEGTPRNRRPFVHGNAIFTDTRDSLLFILAYVNGNVRQVQLAEFFGIDQPKVSKYIKILRPILSQAIKTNPNALSKYKKEILFNKINK from the coding sequence ATGCTCCGTCGTCTTACTGGTTTAAACCGCCGCAAGTTTGAAGCACTGCATCCATATTTTGAAAACACCCTGAATGACTATTTTAATAAATTTACGATAGAAGGCACTCCCCGGAATCGTCGTCCGTTCGTTCATGGAAATGCCATCTTTACCGATACCCGCGACTCCCTTCTTTTTATTTTGGCGTATGTAAACGGCAATGTCCGTCAAGTTCAACTGGCCGAATTTTTCGGTATTGACCAACCCAAAGTCAGCAAGTACATAAAAATACTGCGCCCCATCCTATCTCAAGCCATCAAAACCAACCCAAATGCCCTCTCAAAATACAAAAAGGAGATTCTGTTTAATAAAATAAACAAATGA
- a CDS encoding Crp/Fnr family transcriptional regulator has protein sequence MNEIDFVASFFRKEVLKASECFIRQGNTSAKLAFVEEGVLKTNYTYSEEETIRSFSQKNNWIGHWESFIGQKPSPNSVYAVSNCQLVTITRHGFQRLEEELANGSTTLRKAIFEELQAAWTNPYKRIEDPKERYEKFIQAQPEVAFELSTENIATYLQIPHELLLQVLCETLFFYKSI, from the coding sequence GTGAATGAAATAGACTTTGTCGCTTCTTTTTTTCGGAAAGAAGTTTTGAAGGCTAGTGAGTGTTTTATACGACAAGGCAATACCTCTGCCAAGTTGGCATTTGTAGAAGAAGGAGTTCTTAAAACCAACTACACCTATTCCGAGGAAGAGACCATCCGTTCATTTAGCCAAAAAAATAATTGGATAGGACACTGGGAAAGTTTTATCGGCCAAAAGCCCTCTCCTAACTCGGTTTACGCCGTTTCAAACTGCCAGTTGGTCACTATTACGCGGCACGGGTTTCAACGACTAGAAGAAGAACTTGCCAATGGGAGTACTACTCTGCGGAAGGCCATTTTTGAAGAGCTTCAGGCCGCCTGGACTAATCCCTATAAACGCATTGAAGACCCAAAAGAACGCTACGAGAAATTTATCCAAGCTCAGCCCGAAGTAGCCTTTGAGCTCTCTACCGAAAATATTGCCACTTATTTGCAGATTCCGCACGAACTATTGCTGCAGGTTCTGTGCGAAACACTGTTTTTTTATAAAAGTATATAA
- a CDS encoding LytR/AlgR family response regulator transcription factor, with product MKINTLIIDDDINWQKILGKFVQMNPLLELVGVCGSVMEGYAKMAEKEVDLLICDIEMPEMSGLAFVKSIRYAPCVIFVTAHRDYALDCYDVSPVDFLLKPLDLDRFLQSIEKVRQRLAVLPETAMVSPYFFVRENLNYEQIAYEDVLYMKAQDNFLQIVTKQKNYLPIISITKMEEQLKGDAFLRVHRSYLVYRGAIKSITKNDIVLSSGEFIPIGDQYRMQINRKHIEGHLIRRSS from the coding sequence ATGAAAATAAACACGTTAATTATTGATGATGACATCAATTGGCAAAAAATCTTGGGCAAATTTGTGCAGATGAACCCTCTTCTTGAATTGGTTGGTGTGTGTGGTTCGGTCATGGAAGGCTACGCAAAAATGGCCGAAAAAGAAGTGGATTTATTGATTTGTGACATAGAAATGCCCGAAATGTCGGGTCTTGCTTTTGTAAAAAGTATCCGTTACGCGCCATGTGTTATTTTTGTGACCGCCCATCGCGATTATGCCTTGGATTGCTACGATGTATCACCCGTTGATTTTCTGTTGAAGCCCCTTGATTTGGATCGTTTTTTACAAAGCATCGAAAAAGTGCGGCAGCGCTTGGCCGTTTTGCCCGAGACGGCCATGGTATCCCCTTATTTTTTCGTGCGGGAAAACCTAAATTATGAGCAGATTGCTTACGAGGACGTGCTCTATATGAAAGCGCAAGATAATTTTCTGCAAATCGTGACCAAACAAAAAAACTACTTGCCGATTATTTCAATTACTAAAATGGAAGAACAACTCAAAGGTGACGCATTTTTGAGGGTTCATCGTTCATATTTGGTCTATCGGGGTGCCATTAAGAGCATTACTAAAAATGATATTGTGCTTAGCTCTGGGGAGTTCATACCCATCGGAGACCAATACCGTATGCAAATCAACCGTAAGCATATTGAAGGGCATTTGATCCGTCGGAGCAGTTAG
- the tsaD gene encoding tRNA (adenosine(37)-N6)-threonylcarbamoyltransferase complex transferase subunit TsaD: MTTILAIESSCDETSAAVISNGQLRSNIVATQVIHQKYGGVVPELASRAHQQHILPVVEKALEDAKVSKKDLNAIAFTRGPGLLGALLVGASFAKALALGLKVPLIEVHHMQAHVLAHFIEEPCPAFPFLCLTVSGGHTQIVLVRDALDMEIIGETQDDAVGEAFDKTAKLLNLPYPGGPLVDKYAQQGNPLAFPFPLSEMPGLNFSFSGIKTSILYFLQDKSKSNPQFVEENLADICASVQHTLVKMLLQKLRKAAKQTGVSEIAIAGGVSANSGLRKALLEMGEKEHWNVYIPRFEYCTDNAAMIAMAAHFKYIKGEFSEQTISPMPRMAF; the protein is encoded by the coding sequence ATGACAACTATATTAGCCATAGAATCTTCGTGTGATGAAACCTCGGCGGCCGTAATTTCTAACGGTCAACTGCGCTCCAACATTGTAGCGACGCAGGTGATTCATCAAAAATACGGCGGAGTTGTGCCTGAACTAGCCTCCCGCGCGCATCAGCAGCACATCCTGCCAGTGGTCGAAAAAGCACTTGAAGATGCAAAAGTAAGTAAAAAAGACCTTAATGCCATCGCTTTTACGCGCGGTCCGGGGCTTTTGGGAGCATTATTGGTAGGGGCGTCTTTTGCCAAAGCCCTAGCTTTGGGGCTAAAAGTGCCCTTGATTGAAGTCCACCACATGCAAGCGCACGTGTTGGCGCATTTTATTGAGGAGCCTTGCCCGGCCTTCCCTTTTTTGTGTTTGACCGTGAGCGGGGGGCATACCCAAATTGTGCTGGTACGTGACGCGCTCGACATGGAAATCATCGGAGAAACGCAGGATGACGCCGTCGGAGAGGCTTTTGACAAGACCGCAAAGCTGCTCAATCTGCCGTATCCAGGTGGGCCATTGGTGGATAAATACGCCCAACAGGGAAACCCGCTCGCGTTTCCGTTTCCGCTGTCTGAAATGCCTGGACTCAATTTTTCCTTCAGCGGCATCAAGACCTCCATTTTGTATTTTTTGCAGGACAAATCGAAAAGTAACCCGCAATTTGTGGAAGAAAATCTCGCCGATATTTGTGCTAGTGTGCAGCATACCTTAGTCAAAATGCTGTTGCAAAAATTGCGCAAGGCCGCCAAACAAACGGGGGTTTCGGAAATTGCCATTGCGGGGGGAGTTTCGGCCAATTCGGGCTTGCGTAAGGCGTTGCTGGAAATGGGGGAGAAAGAGCATTGGAATGTATACATCCCGCGTTTTGAGTACTGCACCGACAACGCTGCCATGATTGCCATGGCGGCCCACTTCAAATATATAAAAGGAGAATTTTCTGAACAAACCATCAGTCCAATGCCAAGAATGGCGTTTTAA
- a CDS encoding Gfo/Idh/MocA family protein → MDNFHINRRRFLLGTSASLALTAVNAKGMTNLKLAKTYRVALIGTGWYGKSDLFRLIQVASVDVIALCDVDKNMLEAAGKLVSQRQKSGKVPKLYGDYKKMLAENQLDIVLIGTPDHWHALQTIDALKAGAHVYVQKPISVDVMEGEAMVAAARKYGKVVQVGTQRKSTPHLIDAKKNIVDAGLLGKISHVEMCCYFHMRNNGNPPTEPVPAFLDYESWTGPAPMRPYDGLPHIRWWRTFTEYGNGITGDMCVHMFDTVRWMLKLGWPTRISSQGGIYVQKEGKSNISDTQSAVFEYPELNCVWQHRTWGTPNNPAYPWSFTLYGDKGTLWASTMAYDFIPQGKGEKIHKDVVYEKEKYPEDNTEERIELNAAPATRLHMLDFIAAIENGGRPVADIEEGHISTASCILANISMKVGRPVVYDPKKREIVGDREANSLLTRPYRQPYKHPDPAKV, encoded by the coding sequence ATGGATAATTTTCACATCAACCGTCGACGTTTCTTACTCGGAACCTCAGCTTCTTTGGCCCTTACGGCAGTCAATGCCAAAGGAATGACGAACCTAAAATTGGCAAAAACCTATCGCGTGGCGTTGATTGGTACGGGCTGGTATGGCAAAAGCGATTTGTTTCGGCTCATTCAGGTCGCATCCGTCGATGTTATTGCGCTCTGCGACGTGGATAAAAATATGCTTGAAGCCGCTGGCAAACTCGTGAGCCAACGTCAGAAATCAGGAAAAGTACCCAAGCTGTACGGCGACTATAAAAAAATGCTGGCCGAAAACCAGTTAGACATTGTACTCATCGGTACTCCTGACCACTGGCACGCCCTCCAAACCATAGACGCGCTGAAAGCAGGCGCGCACGTGTACGTGCAAAAACCCATCAGCGTTGACGTGATGGAAGGGGAAGCAATGGTAGCGGCGGCCCGCAAGTACGGCAAGGTAGTACAGGTAGGAACCCAACGCAAAAGTACCCCTCACCTCATTGATGCCAAAAAGAACATCGTAGATGCTGGCCTTTTGGGCAAAATATCGCACGTGGAAATGTGTTGCTACTTTCACATGCGCAACAACGGTAATCCTCCCACCGAGCCCGTACCCGCGTTTTTGGATTATGAATCATGGACTGGCCCCGCCCCCATGCGGCCTTACGACGGCCTACCGCACATCCGTTGGTGGCGTACCTTCACTGAGTACGGCAACGGCATTACGGGCGATATGTGTGTCCACATGTTTGACACCGTTCGTTGGATGCTAAAACTAGGTTGGCCCACTAGAATATCTTCGCAGGGCGGGATTTATGTACAAAAAGAAGGCAAATCCAATATTTCGGATACGCAATCGGCAGTATTTGAATATCCCGAACTCAACTGCGTGTGGCAACACCGCACTTGGGGCACGCCCAACAATCCAGCCTATCCGTGGTCGTTTACGCTTTATGGTGACAAAGGTACCCTCTGGGCAAGCACCATGGCGTACGATTTTATCCCGCAGGGCAAAGGCGAGAAAATCCACAAAGATGTGGTGTATGAAAAAGAAAAATACCCAGAAGATAACACTGAAGAGCGCATTGAACTAAACGCCGCTCCCGCTACACGCCTGCACATGCTTGATTTTATAGCAGCCATCGAAAATGGCGGCCGACCAGTAGCCGACATTGAAGAAGGCCATATTTCTACCGCAAGCTGTATTTTGGCCAATATCTCAATGAAAGTTGGACGCCCCGTGGTGTATGACCCCAAGAAACGCGAAATCGTGGGTGACCGCGAAGCCAACAGCCTCCTGACTCGGCCTTACCGCCAACCATACAAGCATCCCGACCCGGCCAAAGTCTAA
- a CDS encoding AAA family ATPase gives MRHIINLIGPPSAGKSTVIQELKRLLPFYEVLAIDDFRQRLKVTTPEEENTAWNQLWMAALKADYCIIESTGTSPQLSMMLDRLWRAPGTNILTVALLASPRTRRLRDTQRASEGYQPLPRLSEPVGQRWKPLSELSVSVSLDADKLPATQLAALLRDQLPPDFID, from the coding sequence ATGCGACACATCATTAACCTCATCGGGCCACCTTCGGCGGGCAAAAGCACCGTCATTCAGGAATTGAAACGGCTCCTTCCTTTTTATGAGGTACTGGCGATTGATGATTTTCGACAACGATTGAAGGTCACCACGCCCGAAGAAGAAAATACGGCGTGGAATCAACTTTGGATGGCCGCCCTAAAAGCCGATTACTGCATCATCGAAAGCACTGGGACCTCTCCTCAACTGAGCATGATGTTGGACCGCCTTTGGCGGGCTCCTGGCACCAATATTTTGACGGTGGCATTGTTGGCATCTCCCCGCACCCGCCGCCTACGCGACACCCAACGTGCAAGCGAAGGGTATCAACCTTTGCCCAGACTTTCCGAACCTGTGGGTCAGCGCTGGAAACCCCTTTCTGAACTATCGGTTTCAGTGAGTTTGGATGCCGATAAGCTGCCTGCGACCCAACTCGCCGCCCTACTGCGCGACCAACTTCCACCCGATTTTATTGATTGA